From Plasmodium brasilianum strain Bolivian I chromosome 2, whole genome shotgun sequence, one genomic window encodes:
- a CDS encoding lysophospholipase — translation MTSFKKIAPPGSYLYGLFYMPVTRIISSILSTIRSVSEIHYSSFPHIIDMCKYDKFRFKGGVTCRFVYEILRAMKNLNKDMEHFTKDIPILFIHSRNDCICYYGVVVSFYDKLKLKNKELYTIEDMDHILTSELSNENVLNKITD, via the coding sequence ATGACCTCCTTTAAGAAAATTGCACCACCAGGTTCCTATTTATATggattattttatatgccAGTAACAAGAATAATTTCGTCCATTCTTTCAACAATACGTTCTGTATCCGAAATTCACTATTCAAGTTTTCCACATATTATAgatatgtgtaaatatgataaatttaGATTTAAAGGTGGGGTAACATGCAGATTTGTATACGAAATATTAAGAgcaatgaaaaatttaaataaagatatgGAACATTTTACTAAAGATATTCCTATATTGTTCATCCATTCAAGGAATGATTGCATTTGTTATTACGGAGTTGTTGTATCTTTTTATGATAAACttaaacttaaaaataaagaactGTACACAATAGAGGATATGGATCATATTTTAACAAGTGAACTGAGTAAcgaaaatgttttaaataaaattactgATTAG
- a CDS encoding lysophospholipase, giving the protein MLDSFFNKDGLLPRAYEWLVISNDKAILVDGDNYYIYKDSWIEHFNKNGYSVYGLDLQGHGQSDGWKNLQVNIKEFDNLVNDVIQYINKIYDSVCVSEKTRTSSNDSPNEDKINNGKMLPTYLIGHSMGGNIVLRTLQLLEQSLGK; this is encoded by the exons ATGCTTGATTCGTTTTTTAATAAGGATGGATTATTACCAAGAGCATATGAATGGCta GTTATAAGTAATGATAAGGCCATACTAGTAGATGGTGataattactatatatataaagatagCTGGATAGaacattttaataagaaTGGATATTCAGTATATGGATTAGACTTACAAGGTCATGGGCAATCTGATGGATGGAAAAATTTacaagtaaatataaaagaatttgaTAATTTAGTAAATGATgttatacaatatataaataaaatatacgaCTCAGTATGTGTAAGTGAAAAGACAAGAACAAGTAGTAATGATTCTCCTAatgaagataaaataaataatgggAAAATGCTTCCTACATATCTAATTGGACATTCAATGGGTGGGAATATTGTTCTTAGAACACTACAATTATTAGAACAATCATTAGGAAAATAA
- a CDS encoding PIR protein yields the protein MFTIFATFATFATFATFATFATFATFATFATFATFATFATFVTFVTFVTFVTFVTFATFATFATFATFATFYNFLENKPPYEFTNFGGYHEKSYYENLCSNLSENSSYYEKKNCIDLFSIMDNVIEGGVLDGDPQSIWNNFKEWFPQNKRGIDFSSVAMRDLITKFGEYITANISKKFDEFKASYMSNVELSDLTKLYYFTKNVGNIDKKILDVDSSDRNKYCNFINECLQIYRKYKYTTCDGDSPRQFDGNPICMEADNFFESYKNILYDDLKSLGMVTSKQASIDDLVKCSRNDYTYLYNYVFGIRKLSGFDNTRIVLLTMFGIFLIMFILYKFTPLGSLVQPRKRKTRKLWRNIQKQIHEQVNEGNTDFADSYLSIPSVSSSNYMESR from the exons ATGTTTACAATATTTGCAACATTTGCAACATTTGCAACATTTGCAACATTTGCAACATTTGCAACATTTGCAACATTTGCAACATTTGCAACATTTGCAACATTTGCAACATTTGCAACATTTGTAACATTTGTAACATTTGTAACATTTGTAACATTTGTAACATTTGCAACATTTGCAACATTTGCAACATTTGCAACATTTGCAACATTT tATAACTTTTTGGAAAATAAGCCACCGTAtgaatttacaaattttgGAGGATATCATGAGAAGagttattatgaaaatttatgtaGTAATCTTAGTGAAAACTCTtcatattatgaaaaaaaaaattgcattgATTTATTTAGTATTATGGATAATGTAATTGAAGGGGGTGTCTTAGATGGCGATCCTCAATCGATTTGGAATAACTTTAAGGAATGGTTTCCTCAAAATAAACGTGGAATAGATTTTTCTTCTGTTGCTATGAGAGATTTGATAACAAAATTTGGAGAATATATTACAGctaatatttctaaaaaatttgatGAATTTAAAGCCTCCTATATGAGCAATGTTGAATTAAGCGATTTAacgaaattatattattttactaaaaatgttggaaatattgataaaaaaatattagatgTAGATAGCTCAGacagaaataaatattgtaattttatCAATGAATGTCttcaaatatatagaaagtataaatatacaacatGTGATGGTGATTCTCCTCGTCAATTTGATGGAAATCCCATATGTATGGAAGCAGATAACTTTTTTgaatcatataaaaatatattgtatgatgatttaaaaagtttAGGAATGGTTACTTCTAAACAAGCCTCAATTGACGATCTAGTGAAGTGCTCAAGGAAtgattatacatatttgtataattacGTATTTGGGATACGAAAATTGTCAGGATTCGATAATACAAGAATTGTTCTTTTGACCATGTttggaatatttttaattatgttcaTTTTGTATAAG TTTACCCCTTTGGGATCCCTAGTTCAACCTCGAAAgagaaaaacaagaaaacTGTGGAGAAACATACAAAAACAAATTCATGAACAAGTGAATGAAGGAAACACTGATTTTGCGGATTCATACTTGAGCATCCCAAGTGTTTCGAGCTCGAATTATATGGAAAGCAGATAA